The Candidatus Nitrosocosmicus arcticus sequence AATACCAAATATTGACGAAGATAGGGCTCTGGGGAATTAAGTTTCGTATGCTATAGGGGTTCGCCAAATATCGGATTTTTTCACATTAATTGGCGGAGAAAGGAGTGAAAATGTTGTTGTCATGATTGACTGTTATAGGTAGAGTTAAGTCAGATCTAAAGATTTACTTTTTGTATGTCATTTACCTTAAATTCTACGGCTAAATTAAATAATGGAGTTCAAATTCCACGACTCGGACTGGGAGTTTATCAAATACCTCCGGGAAAATCAACCGTAAAAGCAGTCAAATACGCACTGGAAATTGGATATAAACACTTTGATACTGCTAAGATTTATGGTAATGAATCAGATGTTGGCAAGGCCTTAAAGGAAAGTGATGTAAAAAGAGAAGACATTTTTATCACTACAAAGGTCTGGAACAGTGACCAAGGATACAATTCCACTCTAAAGGCACTTGAATCTAGCCTTAAACGCCTTGGCTTATCTTATGTGGATCTCTATCTTATACATTGGCCAGTTCAGGGAAAGATTATTGAAACATGGAAGGCCATGATTAAGCTACTAAATAGCGGAAAAGTCAATGCAATTGGAGTGAGCAACTACTCCATCAATGAATTGAAAGAGACGATACACAGCTCCGATACTGTACCTGCCATTAATCAAGTGGAATTTCATCCATTCTTAAATCAGAAAGATCTATTGCAATTCTGCAAGAGCAATGTAATTCAGCTTGAAGCTTATAGTCCATTAACAAGAGGCGAAAGGCTAAATGATCCTAATATAGTTAGAATTGCAAAAGCGTATGACAAAACCTCTGCACAAATACTTGTACGTTGGAGCTTGCAACATGATTTAGTTGTTATTCCAAAATCTAGTCATGAGGAAAGAATTTTAGAAAACAGCCAGGTGTTTGATTTCCACATCAATCAAAAAGATATGGAAATTTTAGATTTGTTGA is a genomic window containing:
- a CDS encoding aldo/keto reductase, with the protein product MSFTLNSTAKLNNGVQIPRLGLGVYQIPPGKSTVKAVKYALEIGYKHFDTAKIYGNESDVGKALKESDVKREDIFITTKVWNSDQGYNSTLKALESSLKRLGLSYVDLYLIHWPVQGKIIETWKAMIKLLNSGKVNAIGVSNYSINELKETIHSSDTVPAINQVEFHPFLNQKDLLQFCKSNVIQLEAYSPLTRGERLNDPNIVRIAKAYDKTSAQILVRWSLQHDLVVIPKSSHEERILENSQVFDFHINQKDMEILDLLNEDLSTVFLD